In Phoenix dactylifera cultivar Barhee BC4 chromosome 1, palm_55x_up_171113_PBpolish2nd_filt_p, whole genome shotgun sequence, the genomic stretch ttgaaaatttatGGAATATTGAGTTGAAGGAAGCAGAGATTTTTATCAAAAGACTTTGATCACAACTAGCATTTGGCATGTTTGTGAAATGCATATTTAGGACATAAAGTCCCAAGTGGAGTAAAGCTAGGCTGTGCCACTATATCATCTGCTTAATTATCCATCCGACGCAAGGGTAAGAAATGGCAGCAATTCGCAAAGAAGGGGCATGATGCCTGCCCAAGTGGATTACTTAGAGGTGCTGCAAAATACTTTTTCCGCATCCAAAGACACTCCAAGCTATATTTataaactaaaaagaaaaaaaaaaagcattgtgactaataattatttataattaattttatcgAAGTAAGGAGAACAACTAATAATCTTAGTTAGATCGGATCTCTTACtttcaaattcaaagaaaaaattaagtCGAACCGCTATTACCATATTTCCTCACTAGTCACTGTTGCATACCTTAACCATTTTTGAGTCAAACTGCAACATGAGTTCATGGAGGATGACCACAAACCGATCGTGatgcttgtgattaaattttaatagatatgaactcttagcctgacgaaaATGTCAGAGCTTGAACGGAGAAAGTTTGTGAGGACCTATGCGGAcatgtatttagttccacatcagttattatcttaggtacttatacaaaatcaaggaatccaaataatatctttcagctagccattttggatgaagtTCTGAGCCATTACACAAACTTGACaccaattatttaaatttatttcaaaaataataaacaatacAAATGTACAATTAAATATTCATGTACAAACTGGTGGGAAGGATGAAGCTCTTGTTCGCTTTACTCATTTCTCTTTTCAAGGTAGAGAGGAAATGGAAGCACATCAAACCAAAAACGAAAGTGTATTTAACAAATTTTATGAATAATGAGAAAATACTCAGATGTTACATAACAAGCATCCGTGCTTCCTCATGTCCATCCAACTCATGTCTCAATTTGAAGGATCagaaatccttttttttcaagaatGAACAAATCTAACTTCTGAATCATTTCTTTTGAGAATGATTCATCCTCACTCGACCATCTAACCCAGATAACAAGCCAAGAAGTCTCTGCAGAACAAATAGACATTTGTTTATTTAAATTGGATCTCCCACATCACCTCATTCTATGAATCTCCACGTCCGTGAACATGGGCTAGGGGCTCTTACCCTCATCTAAAATCCATAAAGGTCGCGATTTTTTTCAGTCCTAATATCCGGTCGATTCATTGTTATTCTATTTTAAAGTTCTTTGATGAAGAACTAGTAATAGTCTGATAACATGATTGCCAAAATTTTAGTGGCAAGTAAACATTTGTTATGTATTATTTTTGTATCTGATAATTctcaaaagagtaaaaaaaactcaaatttgGTTGAAATTCAAATAAATCTTCTGCTCTGTAAAGAATTGGATTTTAGAAAAGGAATTACAAGAATAGGACCATGAACTCTAACATAATCTAGAATACCTTTCTAGAGATCACTTCTTCCTAATCATTTTTCCCTTTCACTAAGGCAAGAAGTCAGGTAAATTCTAGCAATAATTCACTCTCTCATTACTGGAATTGGAGCAGATCTTCACTCGTTTAGATGTTTCCATTTGTTCAATCAATGATGGAAGCGGCCGAGGAACTGCGACATTCATTGATCTGTACAACTTCCTCAAGCTTGCATTTAAACTCTTTGATGAACCAATGATTGACATATCCTTTTTAACATCAGCTTCTTCCAATTTCTCAATACTAGGCTCGGCATTGCTCAAACTCCTGGAAGATCCAATCCATGACATATCCATTTTAACATCAGCATCTCCTGAATTCTTAATACCTGGTTCAGCAATGTTGTCCTTAATTATGGATGATACGTCCTCAGCAACTGCGTCCTCTCGTGGGGATGACCCCTGCATGGCAACTGCAATGTTCTCCTGCAAAGATGATGCTTGCTCTACAACAATAATTTGTTGCTTGGATAACATTTCTTCATCATTGGCCATGGTACATGCAGATTTCTTCTCATTAAATATATCAGAATCTTGGATTCCAAGTCTTGCTCTTCCAAACAATGTAATAGGCTGTGCTCTAGATGGTGGAGATAAGTTCAATTTCAGTTCCAAATGATCTGTTCGCAAGCCTTTAAGCTCCAATTGCTTGCAGTCTTGTGCAGTAGATGAAACTCCGACAGCAGAAGTGGAGACAATACTATTCTTCAAGGCCTCTTTAGCTGTGAAAGCTGGCAAAGTAGGGATTTTGAACAGTTTCCACAGTGGATCATCAGGGGTTAAATGAGTTTTAAAACAATGGTTCTTGACATAGTCCAGCTCCATGGCTCGGCAAGGTGGGGTCGTAGATATAACCCACTTGGGCTGAAGAAGTTGCAAGGCCCATTCCAATTCTTCCCGGGACGAGTGCATGGAGTAACACACATGCCAAATTCCAAACTCGTCCCTCTCTGCTTCTACAAGGCTTGGCTTTTGCTTTTGAGTCATATCCAGCCGATCATTTCCTGCATACCACTGAGCAGAGGGGCGGATAaaaagaggctcaggctgaagAGCAGCCCGTGCCTCTGCAAGTTTTTCACTTGCTCTTTCATATAGTCCGGGGAATGCAACCACCTGCGAAACATTCAACAGAATACAGATGTGGTTAACCATATTCCATGAGGAGGAGATGAAATTCCAGCTATCCATTAGCATAAAC encodes the following:
- the LOC120113037 gene encoding 5' exonuclease Apollo-like; the encoded protein is MPIEMPKGLPFSVDTWTAASRRKRHHFLTHAHRDHLACIASNSSYPIYATRFTKSLALRHFPRLEDSLFVEIEVGESVVIDDPDGTFSVTALDANHCPGAVMFLFEGEFGNILHTGDCRLTTDCLQYLPIKYISKKGSETLCHLDYLFLDCTFCRCSLKIPSKKSAIQQVINCIWKHPYAPFVYLACDLLGQEEILVEISRTFGSKIFVDKTNNSDCFHSLFHVAPDVLSQDASSRFQVVAFPGLYERASEKLAEARAALQPEPLFIRPSAQWYAGNDRLDMTQKQKPSLVEAERDEFGIWHVCYSMHSSREELEWALQLLQPKWVISTTPPCRAMELDYVKNHCFKTHLTPDDPLWKLFKIPTLPAFTAKEALKNSIVSTSAVGVSSTAQDCKQLELKGLRTDHLELKLNLSPPSRAQPITLFGRARLGIQDSDIFNEKKSACTMANDEEMLSKQQIIVVEQASSLQENIAVAMQGSSPREDAVAEDVSSIIKDNIAEPGIKNSGDADVKMDMSWIGSSRSLSNAEPSIEKLEEADVKKDMSIIGSSKSLNASLRKLYRSMNVAVPRPLPSLIEQMETSKRVKICSNSSNERVNYC